From Azospirillum brasilense:
TCGGAACGAAGGCCCAGATCGCCAGCCCGGTCACCAGCCCGACCAGCAGGCCGCGCGTCACCCCGCCCATGACGAAGCCGAAGACCAGTTCCAGCGGGGCCATCGGCGGCATCAGGATGTCGACGATGTTGCCCTGGACCTTCGCGATCACCACGGAGGAGGAGGTGTTGGCGAAGGCGTTCTGGGCCATCGCCATCATGATCAGGCCGGGCGCCAGGAACTCCAGATAGGGCACCGTGCCGATCATCCGCACCGCACCGCCCAGCGCCAGCGCGAAGACGGCGTAGAACAGCAGGGTGGTGACCACGGGCGCCCAGACGGTCTGCTGGTGCACCTTCAGGAACCGGCGCACCTCGCGCGCGTAAAGGGTCCACAGGCCGACCCAGTTGACGGCGCCGACCTGGCGGGGCATGGGAGGGAGAGGATGAGTCATCGCACCACGATTCACAGGAATGGACCGGACTTTAGGGCGCGCCGCACGTTCCGGCAACCGCCCCCGGACGGGAGACAGCCATGACCCGCGACCAGCCGCCGGCCCGCAAGCCGCCGCGCCTCGTGACCGCCCAGTATCTGGAGAACGCGGCCCTGCACTATCTCCAGCGCTTCGCCAGTTCCTCGGCCAGCCTGCGCCGCGTGCTGATGCGCAAGGTCGACCGCTCCGCCCAGGCCCACGGCACCGACCCGGCGGAGGGAGCGCGCTGGGTCGAG
This genomic window contains:
- a CDS encoding ABC transporter permease gives rise to the protein MTHPLPPMPRQVGAVNWVGLWTLYAREVRRFLKVHQQTVWAPVVTTLLFYAVFALALGGAVRMIGTVPYLEFLAPGLIMMAMAQNAFANTSSSVVIAKVQGNIVDILMPPMAPLELVFGFVMGGVTRGLLVGLVTGLAIWAFVPIRIAHPEFVVFHALMASMLLSLLGLVGGIWSEKFDNIAAVTNFVVTPLSFLSGTFYSVETLPPVFWWIAHFDPFFYMIDGFRYGFIGRSDGTLGIGILVMLAVNGGLWWLAWRMLKTGYKLKA